From one Planktothrix agardhii NIES-204 genomic stretch:
- the valS_1 gene encoding valyl-tRNA synthetase — protein MTATTPTQATKYEPFSTEAKWQQYWEAHQVFKADPNQPGEPYCIMIPPPT, from the coding sequence ATGACTGCAACGACCCCAACCCAAGCCACGAAATACGAACCCTTTAGTACCGAGGCCAAATGGCAACAGTATTGGGAAGCTCATCAGGTGTTTAAAGCTGACCCCAACCAACCCGGAGAACCCTATTGTATTATGATTCCCCCCCCAACGTGA